In Crassostrea angulata isolate pt1a10 chromosome 6, ASM2561291v2, whole genome shotgun sequence, a genomic segment contains:
- the LOC128186924 gene encoding F-box only protein 15-like, which translates to MSKNVKHRQHLSSYLTKHRASSQQNGGNLHSKEAEKKKDERLQPKKDSKATTYKAIQRGKMSIHDIPGEIMMNIFSYLLPQDLILASQVCKTWHRLANDNTLWRPIFKKYSGIKTGGSEREVKHKSIESMKQECMTRCVHQRNKRVFKHLRKRKSPYTGLQESKEVEQALRTAGMTFELVMIDSDDREHTLGHQDVFYHTMSVSIRWFALEMPPLKSIKEIQLYSRNPLFYNHATGKPVKDGPYQRSLLITQDFKWSDWKGKPVGGDEVINLYSQPHGLTVAVYKGDEEMAFVSHGLSLDNLVQQCVYGTPEEPFTTSENKCLDPGMSSRHGLLDYQLTVQLRSLRKEHWDDQFRHVDCREGSFDGGYANFTVVKPDQRIKINVEEFVYPWKTDMFKGKVKDVAILDLTMLDEGNNIFWAASSLVKIERNKEISKMFDFDYRYDSIISIEYADSKGKIIIQICKMDSGETFLTNLIVSLSLEAIDDRFGTKYKPLDK; encoded by the exons ATGTCGAAGAATGTAAAGCATCGACAGCATTTATCATCATATCTTACGAAACATCGCGCAAGTTCTCAACAAAATGG tgGAAATCTGCATTCCAAAGAAGCAGAAAAGAAAAAGGATGAAAGACTACAGCCAAAGAAAGACAGCAAAGCAACCACCTATAAAGCAATTCAAAGAGGGAAAATGTCAATTCATGA TATTCCAGGTGAAATAATGATGAACATTTTCAGCTACTTGTTACCACAGGACCTTATTCTCGCTTCTCAAGTCTGCAAAACTTGGCATAGACTTGCCAATGATAA TACTCTATGGAGACCAATATTCAAGAAGTACTCTGGTATCAAAACCGGTGGAAGTGAGAGAGAGGTCAAACATAAGTCTATTGAAAGCATGAAACAAGAATGTATGACAAG atgTGTCCATCAGAGAAATAAAAGAGTCTTCAAGCatttgagaaaaagaaaaagtccCTACACAGGGCTTCAAGAGAGTAAAGAAGTGGAGCAGGCACTGAG GACAGCAGGAATGACCTTTGAATTGGTGATGATTGACAGTGATGACAGAGAACATACCCTTGGTCACCAAGATGTTTTTTATCATACAATGTCAGTCAGCATTCGATGGTTTGCTTTAGAGATGCCTCCTTTAAAATCCATCAAGGAAATCCAGCTATACTCCAGAAATCCCCTGTTTTATAACCATGCAACTGGAAAACCAGTTAAAGATGG ACCATATCAAAGATCCTTATTAATTACCCAAGACTTCAAATGGAGTGACTGGAAAGGAAAACCAGTTGGAGGGGATGAAGTGATAAATCTGTACAGTCAACCCCATGGTCTCACTGTAGCTGTGTATAAG GGAGATGAGGAGATGGCCTTTGTGTCCCATGGACTGTCACTAGATAACCTGGTACAGCAGTGTGTGTATGGAACCCCTGAAGA GCCCTTTACTACTTCTGAAAATAAATGCTTGGATCCAGGAATGAGCTCAAGACATG GCTTGTTAGATTACCAGCTAACAGTGCAGCTCAGATCTCTACGTAAAGAACACTGGGACGACCAGTTCAGGCACGTTGATTGCCGAGAAGGAAGTTTTGACGGGGGATATGCCAACTTTACTGTTGTGAAACCAGATCAACGAATCAAAATTAACGTAGAAGAATTTGTTTACCCATGGAAAACTGACATGTTTAAAGGAAAAGTTAAA gATGTTGCCATATTAGATCTGACAATGCTTGATGAAGGAAACAACATCTTTTGGGCTGCAAG TTCTTTGGTGAAAATTGAAAGAaacaaagaaatttcaaaga TGTTCGATTTTGACTACCGATATGACTCCATCATTTCCATAGAGTATGCAGATTCCAAAGGAAAGATTATTATTCAGATATGCAAA